The following coding sequences lie in one Rutidosis leptorrhynchoides isolate AG116_Rl617_1_P2 chromosome 4, CSIRO_AGI_Rlap_v1, whole genome shotgun sequence genomic window:
- the LOC139840816 gene encoding oleosin L-like — protein MTDTHQTFNPQQQFGRPHHQQHHQTSSRAHQALKAVTASIAGGSLLVLSGLTLAGTVIALTVTTPLLVIFSPVILPAVITVFLLATGFLTSGGFGVAAVTVLSWIYKYVTGGHPPGAESLDQARDKLGYKAREMKGRAEQATGMGHHQTTGGIGH, from the coding sequence ATGACCGACACACATCAAACTTTTAACCCACAACAACAGTTCGGTAGACCCCaccaccaacagcaccaccaaACTTCATCGCGAGCCCATCAAGCGCTCAAGGCGGTAACCGCCTCGATCGCCGGAGGCTCGCTGTTAGTACTATCCGGTCTCACGTTAGCTGGGACCGTGATAGCACTCACAGTCACTACACCGTTACTGGTGATATTTAGTCCTGTAATCTTACCGGCAGTGATCACCGTGTTTCTTCTGGCCACTGGGTTCTTGACGTCCGGCGGGTTCGGGGTAGCGGCGGTGACAGTTTTGTCGTGGATTTATAAGTACGTGACGGGTGGACATCCACCAGGGGCGGAGTCGTTGGATCAAGCGAGGGATAAGTTGGGTTATAAAGCAAGGGAAATGAAAGGTAGGGCGGAACAAGCTACTGGAATGGGGCACCACCAGACCACTGGGGGCATAGGACACTAG